The following coding sequences lie in one Yoonia sp. G8-12 genomic window:
- a CDS encoding Do family serine endopeptidase, translating to MNGVSALGPTISKRRFAVKSKAIAITRDHQQARRLLIAFVTTLAVAFAMVFAQVTLANAQQRPETFADLAEQISPSVVNITTSTTVAGRTGPQGLVPDGSPFEDFFNDLDRGPGQGTRRSSALGSGFVISEDGYIVTNNHVIEGADEILIEFFPGGEPGVPAELIGTDPNTDIAVLKVDLDNLPFVSFGDSNAEGARVGDWVMAMGNPLGQGFSVSAGIVSARNRALSGTYDDYIQTDAAINRGNSGGPLFNMDGEVIGVNTAILSPNGGSIGIGFAMSSAVVTNVVDQLIEFGETRRGWLGVRIQDVTPDMVDAIEGLDMARGALVTDVPPGPAENAGMLAGDVILNFDSIEIEDTRELVRIVGNSPVGTEVPVAVLRDGEMENLLVVLGRRETSEAVAFPASTDEAEPEQSEILGLTLSEITPELTDQFSLTVDTGLVITAINPDSEAASKGLLEGDVITEAGQQAVASISDLEERIEAATEAGRKSLLLLVRRGGDPRFVALVLEE from the coding sequence ATGAACGGGGTCTCGGCTTTGGGCCCTACTATCAGCAAAAGGAGATTTGCCGTGAAGTCCAAGGCAATCGCAATCACGCGAGATCATCAGCAGGCGCGCCGCTTGTTGATTGCTTTCGTCACAACATTGGCGGTCGCGTTCGCCATGGTATTCGCGCAAGTGACACTTGCGAACGCGCAGCAGCGCCCGGAAACATTCGCAGATCTGGCCGAACAGATCAGCCCGTCTGTTGTAAACATCACAACCAGCACGACCGTTGCCGGTCGGACAGGGCCGCAGGGCCTCGTGCCCGATGGGTCACCCTTTGAGGATTTCTTCAACGATCTTGACCGTGGCCCCGGCCAAGGCACGCGCCGCTCTTCGGCGCTGGGATCCGGTTTTGTGATCTCTGAGGATGGCTATATCGTCACCAACAACCACGTGATCGAAGGTGCAGACGAGATCCTGATCGAATTCTTCCCCGGTGGTGAGCCTGGTGTGCCGGCCGAGTTGATCGGCACCGACCCCAACACCGATATTGCCGTGCTGAAGGTTGATCTGGATAACTTGCCGTTCGTCAGCTTCGGTGACAGCAATGCCGAAGGCGCGCGCGTCGGTGACTGGGTCATGGCGATGGGCAATCCTTTGGGACAGGGTTTCTCTGTGTCCGCAGGCATCGTTTCGGCGCGCAACCGTGCGCTGTCCGGTACCTATGACGACTATATTCAGACCGACGCTGCGATTAACCGCGGCAACTCGGGTGGCCCGCTGTTCAACATGGACGGTGAAGTGATCGGCGTGAACACCGCGATCCTGTCGCCAAATGGTGGTTCGATCGGGATCGGCTTTGCGATGTCATCGGCTGTTGTGACCAATGTGGTCGACCAGCTGATCGAGTTCGGTGAAACCCGCCGTGGCTGGCTTGGCGTACGGATTCAGGACGTCACACCAGATATGGTTGACGCGATCGAAGGTCTTGATATGGCCCGTGGCGCGCTTGTGACTGATGTGCCGCCCGGACCTGCGGAGAACGCAGGCATGCTGGCTGGCGATGTGATCCTGAATTTTGATAGCATTGAGATTGAGGACACCCGTGAGCTGGTACGGATCGTCGGCAACTCACCTGTTGGCACAGAAGTCCCCGTAGCCGTCCTGCGTGATGGCGAAATGGAAAACTTGCTTGTGGTGCTGGGTCGTCGCGAAACCTCTGAGGCGGTGGCATTCCCTGCGTCAACCGACGAAGCCGAGCCAGAGCAATCCGAGATTCTTGGTCTGACCTTGTCCGAGATCACGCCAGAACTGACAGATCAGTTTTCGCTGACTGTCGACACGGGTCTTGTAATCACCGCGATCAACCCAGACTCCGAGGCCGCATCAAAGGGCCTGCTGGAAGGTGACGTGATTACCGAGGCCGGACAACAGGCTGTTGCGTCAATCTCTGATCTGGAAGAGCGGATCGAAGCGGCAACAGAGGCAGGGCGCAAATCGCTTTTGCTCTTGGTCCGTCGCGGCGGTGATCCACGGTTTGTGGCGCTCGTCCTGGAAGAGTAA
- the hflC gene encoding protease modulator HflC, whose product MRKSALLLPAVAVVLIAALSSVFVVDEREKALVLQFGQIVKVKEEPGLGFKIPLIQEVVRYDDRILSRDLEPLEVTPADDRRLVVDAFARYRIVDVEQFRRAVGTGGEEAAARRLDSILRAETREVLGSVSSNDILSVDRAALMLRIRNQAIEEARPLGLQVLDVRLKRTDLPMENLNATYERMKAERDREAADERARGNEAAQRIRAGADRTVIELVSEAERESQIIQGEADARRNEIFANAFGADPEFFEFYRSMTAYQRSLTPGNSTMVLSPDNEFFNYLKSDQGRAAGE is encoded by the coding sequence ATGCGTAAGTCAGCATTACTTTTGCCCGCAGTCGCGGTTGTTTTGATCGCGGCACTGTCTTCGGTCTTTGTGGTGGATGAGCGCGAAAAGGCGCTGGTTCTGCAATTCGGCCAGATCGTGAAAGTCAAAGAAGAGCCGGGTCTTGGGTTCAAGATACCGCTCATTCAGGAAGTCGTTCGTTATGACGACCGTATTCTGAGCCGTGATCTGGAACCGCTCGAGGTGACGCCCGCCGATGATCGCCGCCTTGTGGTCGATGCCTTTGCGCGCTACCGCATCGTTGACGTGGAGCAATTCCGTCGTGCGGTCGGTACCGGTGGTGAAGAGGCAGCGGCCCGTCGCCTTGACAGTATCCTGCGGGCTGAAACCCGTGAGGTACTGGGTTCGGTGTCATCCAACGACATTCTGTCGGTGGACCGTGCCGCGCTGATGTTGCGCATTCGCAATCAGGCCATTGAAGAAGCGCGCCCTCTGGGTTTGCAGGTTCTTGACGTGCGCCTGAAGCGGACGGACCTCCCGATGGAAAACCTCAACGCCACATACGAGCGTATGAAAGCCGAGCGTGATCGCGAAGCAGCCGACGAGCGTGCGCGCGGTAACGAAGCCGCCCAGCGTATTCGTGCGGGTGCCGACCGTACTGTGATCGAACTGGTGTCGGAAGCAGAACGCGAGAGCCAGATCATTCAGGGTGAGGCTGACGCCCGCCGGAACGAGATTTTCGCGAATGCCTTTGGTGCGGACCCGGAATTCTTTGAGTTCTACCGCTCGATGACAGCCTACCAGCGCTCGTTGACACCAGGCAATTCGACCATGGTCTTGTCGCCTGATAACGAGTTCTTCAACTATCTGAAGTCCGATCAGGGGCGCGCAGCAGGCGAGTAA
- the hflK gene encoding FtsH protease activity modulator HflK: MAGNNGGPWGGGGNNGSGGGDDNRGGGGRKPNNDGPNIPEIDELVNKGREQLRVLMGGGGGGAGRTGGSGGGGPQITRGTVGLGILAALALWLYASFYTVRPEERAVELFLGDFLEIGEPGLNFAPWPVITREVIAVTTERNIDIGVSRTGSEAGLMLTGDENIVDIDFQVVWNIVNPEEYLFNLANPPQTIEAVAESAMREIISQSELAPILNRDRGAIADRLRDMIQETLDSYDSGIAVIRVNFDKADPPEPVIASFRAVQDAEQERDRVQNVADAYANQVVAEARGRAAQILEQAEGYRARVVNEAEGEASRFSAVLAEYEKAPEVTRKRLYLETMESVLGGVDIILLDEGEGGGQGVVPYLPLNELRRTPTSGGTN; encoded by the coding sequence ATGGCAGGCAATAACGGTGGCCCCTGGGGCGGCGGCGGAAACAACGGATCGGGCGGCGGCGATGACAATCGCGGCGGCGGCGGTCGTAAGCCCAACAATGATGGTCCGAATATCCCCGAAATTGACGAGCTGGTGAACAAAGGCCGCGAACAACTGCGTGTCCTGATGGGCGGCGGCGGTGGCGGCGCTGGACGGACCGGTGGCAGCGGCGGCGGTGGTCCTCAGATCACCCGTGGCACTGTTGGTCTGGGTATCCTCGCGGCCCTTGCCCTTTGGCTTTATGCGTCCTTCTATACAGTGCGTCCTGAAGAACGCGCAGTCGAGTTGTTCTTGGGTGATTTTCTGGAAATTGGCGAACCCGGTCTGAACTTTGCGCCGTGGCCTGTTATCACCCGCGAAGTGATCGCAGTCACGACCGAGCGTAACATTGATATCGGTGTCAGCCGCACCGGCTCGGAAGCGGGCCTGATGCTGACTGGTGACGAAAATATCGTCGACATCGATTTTCAGGTGGTATGGAACATCGTCAATCCCGAAGAGTATTTGTTCAACCTAGCCAACCCGCCGCAGACAATCGAAGCCGTTGCTGAATCGGCCATGCGCGAAATTATCTCGCAGTCCGAATTGGCACCGATTCTCAACCGTGACCGTGGTGCAATTGCCGACCGTTTGCGCGATATGATCCAGGAAACGCTGGACAGCTACGATTCAGGTATCGCAGTCATTCGTGTCAACTTTGACAAGGCCGACCCACCGGAACCCGTGATCGCGTCCTTCCGCGCGGTGCAGGATGCCGAGCAGGAACGTGACCGTGTGCAGAACGTAGCCGACGCCTATGCCAACCAGGTTGTTGCAGAAGCGCGTGGTCGGGCGGCCCAGATCCTTGAGCAGGCTGAAGGTTACCGGGCCCGCGTGGTTAACGAAGCCGAAGGTGAGGCAAGCCGTTTCAGCGCTGTTTTGGCCGAATATGAAAAAGCACCTGAGGTCACCCGCAAGCGTCTCTATCTGGAGACAATGGAAAGTGTGCTTGGTGGTGTCGACATCATCCTGCTGGATGAAGGCGAAGGCGGTGGACAGGGCGTTGTGCCATACCTGCCGCTGAATGAACTGCGCCGCACACCGACATCTGGAGGAACCAACTAA